The following proteins come from a genomic window of Ailuropoda melanoleuca isolate Jingjing chromosome 2, ASM200744v2, whole genome shotgun sequence:
- the RPL11 gene encoding 60S ribosomal protein L11, whose protein sequence is MAQDQGEKENPMRELRIRKLCLNICVGESGDRLTRAAKVLEQLTGQTPVFSKARYTVRSFGIRRNEKIAVHCTVRGAKAEEILEKGLKVREYELRKNNFSDTGNFGFGIQEHIDLGIKYDPSIGIYGLDFYVVLGRPGFSIADKKRRTGCIGAKHRISKEEAMRWFQQKYDGIILPGK, encoded by the exons ATGGCG CAGGATCAAGGTGAAAAGGAGAACCCCATGCGGGAACTTCGCATCCGCAAGCTCTGCCTCAACATTTGTGTCGGGGAGAGTGGAGACAGACTGACCCGGGCAGCCAAGGTGCTGGAGCAGCTCACAGGCCAGACCCCTGTGTTCTCCAAAG CTAGATACACTGTTAGATCCTTTGGTatcaggagaaatgaaaagattGCCGTCCACTGCACAGTCCGTGGGGCCAAGGCAGAAGAAATCCTGGAGAAAGGTCTAAAG gttCGAGAGTAtgagttaagaaaaaataacttctctgaTACTGGAAACTTTGGCTTTGGGATCCAGGAGCACATTGATCTGGGGATCAAATATGACCCAAGCATTGGTATCTACGGCCTGGACTTCTATGTG GTGCTGGGTAGGCCAGGTTTCAGCATCGCAGACAAGAAGCGCAGGACAGGCTGCATTGGGGCCAAACACAGAATCAGCAAAGAGGAGGCCATGCGCTGGTTCCAGCAGAAG TATGATGGGATCATCCTTCCTGGCAAATAA